A stretch of DNA from Calditrichota bacterium:
TTGGCGTCCACATCTGTTACAGCGGTTGTATTCACGCACTTTAAATTTTTGTTTCCGGTTTGCTTTAACAACTAAACACTTCTTAGCCAATTTTAACCTCTTGTGCTAATTAACATTTTTTTTGAAAGGAAATCCCATCGCTAACAGTAACTCGTAAGCCTCCTCATCAGTTTTGGCTGTAGTTACGAAAGTAATATTCAATCCATGTATTTTATCAATTTTATCAACATTTATTTCTGGGAAAATAATTTGCTCACGAACACCCATGGAATAATTACCACGGCCATCAAATGACTTATCGGTATAACCTCTAAAGTCACGCACGCGAGGCACAGCAACAGCGATAAACCGATCCATAAATTCAAACATTCTTTGATTGCGCAACGTGACCATACATCCAATTTTCATACCTTCACGCAATTTAAAATTAGAAATGGATTTTCGTGCTTTTCTTACTGAAGGTTTCTGTCCGGAAATAATTGTCAATTCACCAATTGCTGTATCAAGATGTTTTGAATCTTGAATGGCTTCGCCGACACCCATGTTTAAACTTATTTTAACAAGCTTAGGAACTTGGTGAATGTTTTTATATCCAAACTTTTTAGTAAGAGCAGGTACTACCTCCTCTTTATATTTTGTTGCTAATCTTGGTACGTACGTAGACATTTGCTTATCCAGTCAATATTAATTTATTACTTCGCCCTGGCATTCAGGATTTTTGCAAAACCTGACCTTAGAGCCATCTTCTAAAATTTTATAACCGATACGTGTTGCTACATTAAATTTTGTTGAATAGTACATAACTTTGGATACATGAATCGGCGCTTCTTTTTCTAAAATTCCACCCTGCTGATTTTTCTGGGATGGTTTTGTATGGCGCTTCACTATGTTAACACCTTCAACAATAAGCTTATCGCCTTCGGGAATAACTTTTAATACTTTGCCGGTCTTCCCACTGTATTTTCCAGTAATTACTTTTACCGTATCGTTTTTTACAATCTTCATTTTACTTTTCCGTTTTTAAAGCACTTCTGGCGCTAATGAAACAATTTTCATGAATTTCCTATCCCTTAGCTCGCGAGCTACCGGGCCAAAAATACGTGTTCCACGTGGTTCATTCTGGTCATCAATTATAACAGCTGCGTTTTCATCAAAGCGGATATAAGAACCATCAGTACGCTTAATTTCTTTTTTTGTCCGTACAACAACTGCTTTATGTACAGTACCTTTTTTTACATTTCCACCCGGAATTGCGCTTTTAACCGTGATGACAATAAGATCACCAATTGATGCATATTTCTTTTTTGATCCGCCTAAAACCCGAATACATTGAATCTTCTGAGCACCCGAATTATCAGCAGCATTAAGCCTAGTTTCTTCTTGAATCATTTTCTTAAGTCCTTATCGGAATTCTATTTTGCTTTTTCTAATATTTCAACCAAACGCCAGCGTTTTAATTTACTTTGCGGGCGGGTTTCCATGATTTTAACAACATCACCTTCAGTGCAGCTGTTTTCAATATCATTGGCATAAAGCTTCAATGTTTTTTTAATATATTTTCCGTAAATCGGGTGTTTAATTTTTCTTTCAACCGCAACTGTAATGGTTTTGTCCATCTTATTGCTTAACACTTTACCAACCCGTGTTTTTCTTAAATTACGATCGCTCATTTCTAATTTTCCTGGTTACTCAGTTTTTGCTGATGAATTAACGTTTTAATCCGTGCAATATCCCTGCGAATATAGCGGATTCGAATTGGATTCGTTATCTGATGCGTAGCTTGCTGCATACGTAAGTTTTCTAACTCCTCAATTCGTTCGCCAAGTCTTTCATTCAACTCGTCTGCTGATAGTTCACTATAATTTTCTTGCGACTTCATCTCTTACCCGATTTTTTAATGTTCGTTATATACAAATTTTGTTTTGATTGGCAATTTGTGTGATGCCAAACGCATAGCTTCTTTTGCCAAATCAAATGATACACCTTCAATTTCAAACATAATTCTGCCAGGGCGTACAACAGCTACCCAATATTCCGGAGATCCTTTTCCTTTTCCCATGCGTGTTTCTGCAGGTTTATTGGTAACAGGTTTGTCAGGAAAAATTCGGATCCATACTTTCCCTTCACGTTTCATGTGCCTGGTCATGGCAATACGTGTTGCTTCAATTTGACGGCTTGTTATCCATCCTGATTCCATTGCTTTTAAAGCAAAAGTACCAAAGGAAATCTGATTACCACGCTGAGCGTTGCCTTTCATTTTTCCGCGTTGTTTTTTACGATACTTTACTCTTTTGGGCATTAACATTTTTTATTCTCCTAAAAAGCCAATCTTTGCTGCTATCTTTTTCCGATTACTTCGCCAGTAAATATCCATACTTTTACACCAATTGCACCATAAGTGGTATGAGATGTATAAGTCGCATAATCAATATCTGCGCGCAGTGTATGCAATGGAATCCGTCCATCTTTATATTGCTCCTGGCGTGCCATTTCTGCACCACCCAAGCGACCACCACACATAATTTTAATTCCTTCGGCCCCTAAGCGCATTGTAGAAGTAATGGCTTTTTTCATTGCTCGCCTAAAGCTTACTTTACCTTCTAGCTGACGGGCAATGTTTTCCGCAACCAGGTAGGCATCTAATTCTGGCTTTTTAATTTCATGTATATTTATCTGTACTTCTTTTCCTGTTAAAGCCTTTAACTCTTCACGAAGCTTATCAACTTCAGATCCCTTTTTACCAATTACAATTCCGGGTCTGGCAGTGTGAATTGTTAATATTACTCTTTTTACAGTTCGCTCAATTTCAATTTTTGAAACGGCTGCTTTGCGTAAACGACTTTTGATATATTTACGTAAACGTAAATCTTCTTCAAGTTTTGTAGCAAAGTTCTTTTCATCGAACCAACTGCTGTTCCAAGATTTAATTATACCAAGTCGTAATCCGACGGGATTTACCTTCTGTCCCAAAATAAACTCCTTAAACTACCTTATAATTCAACTATAACGGTTATATGAGATGTTCTTTTTCTGATTTTTCCAGCCCGCCCCATAGACATTGGACGAAACCTTTTTACAGAAGGCCCACCATCTACAAATGCAGTTTTAACAATTACATCCTGCATGTCAAAACGCTCATTTTCTTCCTGATTTGCAAGATTAGAAAATGCTGTATGAATCGTTTTATAAATTGGAGAAGCAGCATCTTTTCTGGTAAAATGCAATGTATCCAATGCCTGCTGAACTGTTTTTCCTTTTACCAACTCTAAAACTCTTCTTACTTTGAATGGCGACATTCTTACAAATTTTGTGCGCGCTGTAGCTTGCATTATAAATCCTCTGTTTACCTGATTTTTGTCATTCTTTCAGCCAGCTTACCACCATGGCCGCGGAATGTTCTTGTTGGAGCAAATTCACCAAGCTTATGACCAACCATGTTTTCTGAAACATAAACAGGTATAAATTTTATCCCGTTATGAACAGCTATTGTATGCCCTACAAAATCAGGCGGTATGGTACTTCTTCTTGCCCAGGTTTTAACAACAACTTTTTTATTGTCTTCATTTAATTTATTGATCTTGTTTTCAAGATTCTGATCAATAAAAGGTCCTTTTTTTATAGACCGTGCCATTAATAGCTCCTCTTACTTGGTGCGTCTTTTTACGATGTACATGTTTGAAGGCTTACTTTTCTTACGGGTCTTCAAGCCTTTTGCCAATTGTCCCCAAGGAGAACACGGGTGCCTTCCACCGGAAGTTTTTCCTTCACCACCACCCATAGGGTGATCAACCGGGTTCATTGCAACACCTCTAACATGAGGTTTTTTACCAAGCCAACGTGAACGTCCGGCTTTACCAATTGAAATATTCATATGGTCAATATTTGAAACAACCCCTATTGTTGCATAACAATTAATTGGAACTCTTCTAACTTCACCTGAAGGTAATTTGATCATGGCATACTTTGCTTCTTTTGCAAGAAGTTGAGCCGATGTTCCAGCACTTCTGGCCATTTGAGCACCTTTTAACGGTTTCATTTCAATTGCATGGATTGTTAAACCAACCGGGATCTTTGCTAATGGCAGAGAGTTACCGTCTTTTATTTCAACTGACTCACCTGTAATAACAACATCACCCTGGTTCAATTTATCCGGTGCAAGAATATATCTTTTTTCGCCATCAGCATAAACCAACAAGGCTATTCTGGCTGTTCTGTTTGGATCATATTCTATGGATTTAACTGTTGCCGGGATATCAAACTTATTTCTTTTAAAATCGATTTTTCTATACTGTCTTTTATGACCACCACCAAGATGTCTTGCTGTTACTCGTCCGTGGCTATTTCTTCCACCACTTTTCTTGATTGGAGCAAGCAATGATTTTTCAGGCTTATCTGTTGTGACCTGTGCAAAATCACTTACAGTCTTGAATCGTTGTCCTGGTGTAATTGGTTTAAAACTTTTAATACCCATTTCTCTTCTCCGCAGAAACCTTACGCGTTATCAAATAATTCAAGTTTATAATCTGCCTCAAGCGTTACAATTGCTTTTTTCCAGCTTGGCCTGCGTCCGGTGAAACGACCCTTGCGTGTCATTTGCTGACGCATTTTACCAACAACATTCATTGTTTTAACAGATTTAACTTTTACTTCAAATTTATTTTCAACAGCTTTTTTAATTTCAATTTTATTGGCATGGTTCTCTACATGGAATGCATATTTATTCAATATTTCCTGCTGAGCAGCCATTTTCTCTGTGTACAAAGGCTTGATAATCGTGCTTCGAGTTTTCATTATCCCAACACCTCATTTATTTTTTTCAAAGCACCTTCCTGAATAATAACAGTGTTAGCTTTTAGCAGATCATATGTGGAAAAAGTAACATCCTGTTTTACATCAATCTGATACAAGTTTGCAGCTGATTTGTATATTTGAGGTGCATATCCATTGGTTAATACCAATACTTTTTTTGCATCAACTTCCAAAGCACTAATAAATTGCAAGAACTCTTTTGTTTTTGGTTGATCAAAATTAAAATCTTCAACAACATAAATCTGTTTGTTATTAACTTTGTCCGTTAGTACTGATTTTCTGGCAAGCAGCTTTGTTTTTTTATTTATTTTACTATTGTAATCTCTTGGGCTTGGGCCAAATACACGTCCACCACCAACATGATGTGGAGCGCGTGTACTTCCCTGACGTGCACGACCGGTACCTTTTTGCTTAAAAGGTTTGCGTCCACCACCGGAAACATAAGAGCGACCTTTACTTTGATGTGTTCCCTGCCTTTTATTGGCAAGTATATTTTTAACATCAAGCCATACGACATGCTCGTTGATTTCACAAGCAAATACTGAGTCTTTTAACTCTGCTTTCTTTGCTGTTTTTTTACCTTTTTGGGAGTAGATTTCTAAATTCATTTCGAAATTTCCAATTATTCTAATTATTGATCTCTAACAGAGAGTTTTTTGATCCGGGGACTGAACCACTCAAAAAGAGTAGGTTGTTCTCAACATCAATTTTTACAATCTGAACATCTTTGATTGTTTGGCGGTCGTTGCCCATTCGTCCACCCATCTTAATACCTTTGTATACCCTTGATGGAGTTGATCCCTGACCAATGGAGCCAGGTGCTCTTAGCCTACTTGATTGACCATGAGTGTTTTTTCCACCTGCAAAGTTGTGGCGTTTTACAACTCCCTGAAAACCTTTACCTTTGGACACACCGGAAACATTTACAAAGTCACCCGATTTAAATCGGTCTACCTTAATTTCCGCTCCAGGTTGCAAGTCAGACTGATCAGAGAAAGCAAACTCTCTTACATATCTTTTAAAACCAACCTTTGCTTTTTCAAAATGACCCTTAGCAGGTTTTGAGGTGCGGCTTTCTTTTTTGTCACCAAAAGCAATCTGCACACTTTCATAACCATCGTTTTCTTTTGTTTTAATTTGTGTTACAAAACAGGGCCCCGCTTCAACAACCGTAACCGGAACTACTAGTCCAGAATCATCGAAGATCTGAGTCATTCCCTTTTTAACACCTAAAATACCTTGCATTATTTTCTCCTACTCAACGCTTTATCAGGTTTTAATTTCAATATCAACACCAGCCGGTAATTCAAGCTTCATCAGTGCGTCAAC
This window harbors:
- the rplD gene encoding 50S ribosomal protein L4; the protein is MNLEIYSQKGKKTAKKAELKDSVFACEINEHVVWLDVKNILANKRQGTHQSKGRSYVSGGGRKPFKQKGTGRARQGSTRAPHHVGGGRVFGPSPRDYNSKINKKTKLLARKSVLTDKVNNKQIYVVEDFNFDQPKTKEFLQFISALEVDAKKVLVLTNGYAPQIYKSAANLYQIDVKQDVTFSTYDLLKANTVIIQEGALKKINEVLG
- the rplP gene encoding 50S ribosomal protein L16, producing the protein MLMPKRVKYRKKQRGKMKGNAQRGNQISFGTFALKAMESGWITSRQIEATRIAMTRHMKREGKVWIRIFPDKPVTNKPAETRMGKGKGSPEYWVAVVRPGRIMFEIEGVSFDLAKEAMRLASHKLPIKTKFVYNEH
- the rpsQ gene encoding 30S ribosomal protein S17, which produces MSDRNLRKTRVGKVLSNKMDKTITVAVERKIKHPIYGKYIKKTLKLYANDIENSCTEGDVVKIMETRPQSKLKRWRLVEILEKAK
- the rplC gene encoding 50S ribosomal protein L3; translated protein: MMQGILGVKKGMTQIFDDSGLVVPVTVVEAGPCFVTQIKTKENDGYESVQIAFGDKKESRTSKPAKGHFEKAKVGFKRYVREFAFSDQSDLQPGAEIKVDRFKSGDFVNVSGVSKGKGFQGVVKRHNFAGGKNTHGQSSRLRAPGSIGQGSTPSRVYKGIKMGGRMGNDRQTIKDVQIVKIDVENNLLFLSGSVPGSKNSLLEINN
- the rplN gene encoding 50S ribosomal protein L14, whose protein sequence is MIQEETRLNAADNSGAQKIQCIRVLGGSKKKYASIGDLIVITVKSAIPGGNVKKGTVHKAVVVRTKKEIKRTDGSYIRFDENAAVIIDDQNEPRGTRIFGPVARELRDRKFMKIVSLAPEVL
- the rpsS gene encoding 30S ribosomal protein S19, with amino-acid sequence MARSIKKGPFIDQNLENKINKLNEDNKKVVVKTWARRSTIPPDFVGHTIAVHNGIKFIPVYVSENMVGHKLGEFAPTRTFRGHGGKLAERMTKIR
- the rpsC gene encoding 30S ribosomal protein S3, whose protein sequence is MGQKVNPVGLRLGIIKSWNSSWFDEKNFATKLEEDLRLRKYIKSRLRKAAVSKIEIERTVKRVILTIHTARPGIVIGKKGSEVDKLREELKALTGKEVQINIHEIKKPELDAYLVAENIARQLEGKVSFRRAMKKAITSTMRLGAEGIKIMCGGRLGGAEMARQEQYKDGRIPLHTLRADIDYATYTSHTTYGAIGVKVWIFTGEVIGKR
- a CDS encoding 50S ribosomal protein L24, producing MKIVKNDTVKVITGKYSGKTGKVLKVIPEGDKLIVEGVNIVKRHTKPSQKNQQGGILEKEAPIHVSKVMYYSTKFNVATRIGYKILEDGSKVRFCKNPECQGEVIN
- the rplE gene encoding 50S ribosomal protein L5 → MSTYVPRLATKYKEEVVPALTKKFGYKNIHQVPKLVKISLNMGVGEAIQDSKHLDTAIGELTIISGQKPSVRKARKSISNFKLREGMKIGCMVTLRNQRMFEFMDRFIAVAVPRVRDFRGYTDKSFDGRGNYSMGVREQIIFPEINVDKIDKIHGLNITFVTTAKTDEEAYELLLAMGFPFKKNVN
- the rplB gene encoding 50S ribosomal protein L2 is translated as MGIKSFKPITPGQRFKTVSDFAQVTTDKPEKSLLAPIKKSGGRNSHGRVTARHLGGGHKRQYRKIDFKRNKFDIPATVKSIEYDPNRTARIALLVYADGEKRYILAPDKLNQGDVVITGESVEIKDGNSLPLAKIPVGLTIHAIEMKPLKGAQMARSAGTSAQLLAKEAKYAMIKLPSGEVRRVPINCYATIGVVSNIDHMNISIGKAGRSRWLGKKPHVRGVAMNPVDHPMGGGEGKTSGGRHPCSPWGQLAKGLKTRKKSKPSNMYIVKRRTK
- the rplW gene encoding 50S ribosomal protein L23, whose product is MKTRSTIIKPLYTEKMAAQQEILNKYAFHVENHANKIEIKKAVENKFEVKVKSVKTMNVVGKMRQQMTRKGRFTGRRPSWKKAIVTLEADYKLELFDNA
- the rplV gene encoding 50S ribosomal protein L22 — translated: MQATARTKFVRMSPFKVRRVLELVKGKTVQQALDTLHFTRKDAASPIYKTIHTAFSNLANQEENERFDMQDVIVKTAFVDGGPSVKRFRPMSMGRAGKIRKRTSHITVIVEL
- the rpmC gene encoding 50S ribosomal protein L29, with the protein product MKSQENYSELSADELNERLGERIEELENLRMQQATHQITNPIRIRYIRRDIARIKTLIHQQKLSNQEN